One Myxococcales bacterium genomic region harbors:
- a CDS encoding efflux RND transporter permease subunit, whose translation MAVLSFIVAFALRNRAVVLLASLLFIAIGVRAAVTLPVDAVPDITNVQVQIITASPALGPTEIEKIVTIPVERALAGIPKATEVRSVSKYGLSVVTVVFQDGTDIYFARQQVNERMREAQEAIPAGYGRPEMGPNSGGLGEIFQFTVENDALTLMQKEEVLDWQVAPALRTVPGIVEVNSFGGEDRQYQIELDPGRMQAAGLSTAQVIEALQKANANAGGGYLEANREHVVIGTDGLVRSLDDLRNVVIAATHEGVPITLASVADVHFGGRLRRGAATRDGKGETVLGVAMMLLGENSRTVTAAVKAKLAAIEPSLPPGTKLVPFYDRSVLVNRTTRTVGKNLVEGAVLVIVVLLVLLGDLRAGLVVAVVIPLSLLFAVTAMNAFGLSGNLMSLGAIDFGLLVDGAVIIVENAERRLSEARQQRGRDLTDEERTLVVETATLEVRSASLFGEAILTIVYLPLLALTGIEGKMFRPMATTVLLALAGAFVLSLTVVPVLTSMVLVPRKEHHETWLLRKIHAAFVPVLGQAFKRRAFAVGGAVAVLAIAVACGTRLGAEFIPQLDEGDMLVEARRLPGAALTETVRTDLELQRALLKIPEVSHVVARAGAPEVATDPMGVEQSDVYVSLKERSEWRKGLSREALSKEIAEVVEKEVPEIAGGVSQPIQMRTNELVAGVRSDVALLLYGPDLDELARVGEAAAKAIRGIDGAADVRVEQVAGLRYLRIVPDRRKLARYGLTVDDVNQLTETLSVGHPVGEVLEGERRFSMVVKTRHGYDGDVEPLRGLPLRAVTGQVVPLGDVADVTFVTGPAQVSRASQSRRLTVEFNVRGRDLTTVVAEARAAVEKAQKLPTGYRAEWGGQFEHYEEARGRLMVVVPIALGLIGFLLWLAFRSGRLAALMFLNVPFAAVGGVIALALRGIPFSISAGVGFIALFGVAVLNGLVLVSFARDLEAAGKSHLEAIREATELRLRPVLTTALVASLGFIPMAISTAPGSEVQRPLATVVIGGLVSATLLTLVVLPVVYAWLAPKVEEGTPSLRPPPSLRPGNP comes from the coding sequence ATGGCGGTCCTCTCCTTCATCGTCGCGTTCGCGCTGAGGAACCGCGCCGTGGTTCTGTTGGCGTCGCTGCTGTTCATCGCCATCGGCGTGCGCGCGGCCGTCACTCTCCCGGTCGACGCCGTTCCCGACATCACCAACGTTCAGGTCCAGATCATCACCGCATCGCCCGCCCTCGGTCCGACGGAGATCGAGAAGATCGTGACGATCCCAGTCGAGCGGGCGCTCGCTGGGATCCCGAAGGCGACCGAGGTGCGCTCCGTCTCGAAGTACGGCCTCTCGGTCGTGACCGTCGTCTTCCAGGACGGGACCGATATCTACTTCGCTCGCCAGCAGGTGAACGAACGCATGCGCGAGGCGCAGGAGGCGATCCCGGCTGGCTACGGCCGGCCCGAGATGGGCCCGAACTCGGGCGGGCTCGGGGAGATCTTCCAGTTTACCGTCGAGAACGACGCGCTCACGTTGATGCAGAAGGAGGAGGTCCTCGACTGGCAAGTGGCGCCCGCGCTGCGGACCGTGCCCGGCATCGTCGAGGTGAACAGCTTCGGGGGCGAGGACCGCCAATATCAAATCGAGCTCGATCCGGGCCGCATGCAGGCCGCGGGGCTGTCGACGGCGCAGGTCATCGAGGCCCTCCAGAAAGCGAACGCCAACGCGGGCGGTGGCTACCTCGAAGCCAATCGCGAGCACGTCGTCATCGGGACCGACGGCCTCGTGCGCAGCCTCGACGACCTCCGGAACGTCGTCATCGCGGCCACCCACGAGGGCGTGCCGATTACCCTCGCATCGGTCGCCGACGTGCACTTCGGCGGCCGGCTTCGACGCGGCGCCGCCACGCGCGACGGCAAGGGCGAGACCGTGCTCGGTGTCGCGATGATGCTCCTCGGCGAGAACTCGCGCACGGTCACCGCGGCGGTGAAGGCGAAGCTCGCGGCGATCGAGCCCTCGCTCCCTCCGGGGACCAAGCTCGTTCCGTTTTACGACCGCTCGGTGCTCGTCAACCGCACGACGCGCACCGTGGGCAAGAACCTCGTCGAAGGCGCCGTGCTCGTGATCGTCGTGCTGCTGGTTCTGCTCGGCGACTTGCGCGCGGGGCTGGTGGTGGCGGTCGTCATTCCGCTCTCCCTCCTCTTTGCCGTCACGGCCATGAACGCGTTCGGGCTCTCCGGAAACCTCATGAGCCTCGGCGCGATCGACTTCGGGCTCCTCGTCGACGGCGCCGTCATCATCGTCGAGAACGCGGAGCGGCGGCTGTCGGAGGCGCGGCAGCAACGTGGCCGTGATCTCACCGACGAGGAGCGCACGCTCGTCGTCGAGACGGCGACCCTCGAGGTGCGATCCGCGAGCCTCTTCGGCGAAGCGATCTTGACGATCGTGTACCTGCCCTTGCTCGCGCTCACGGGTATCGAGGGCAAGATGTTCCGGCCGATGGCGACGACCGTGCTCCTCGCGCTCGCCGGGGCGTTCGTACTCTCGCTCACCGTCGTGCCGGTCCTCACCAGCATGGTGCTCGTGCCACGCAAGGAGCACCACGAGACGTGGCTCCTCCGGAAGATTCACGCCGCGTTCGTCCCGGTCCTCGGCCAGGCGTTCAAGCGTCGCGCCTTCGCGGTCGGCGGCGCCGTGGCGGTGTTGGCGATCGCGGTCGCGTGTGGCACTCGGCTCGGGGCGGAGTTCATTCCCCAGCTCGACGAGGGCGACATGCTCGTCGAGGCGCGGAGGCTCCCGGGCGCCGCGCTAACCGAGACGGTTCGCACGGACCTCGAGCTGCAGCGCGCGCTCTTGAAGATCCCCGAGGTGAGCCACGTCGTCGCGCGCGCGGGAGCACCCGAGGTCGCGACCGATCCGATGGGCGTCGAGCAGTCCGACGTGTACGTGTCACTCAAAGAGCGCAGCGAGTGGCGGAAGGGGCTCAGCCGCGAGGCGCTCTCGAAGGAGATCGCCGAGGTCGTCGAGAAGGAGGTCCCCGAGATCGCCGGCGGTGTCTCCCAGCCGATCCAGATGCGAACGAACGAGCTCGTCGCGGGCGTGCGTTCGGACGTGGCGCTCCTCCTCTACGGTCCCGATCTCGACGAGCTCGCGCGCGTAGGCGAAGCCGCAGCGAAGGCCATCCGAGGCATCGACGGCGCCGCCGACGTGCGCGTCGAGCAGGTGGCGGGCCTGCGCTACCTGCGCATCGTCCCCGATCGCCGCAAGCTCGCGCGCTACGGCCTCACGGTCGACGACGTGAACCAGCTCACCGAGACGCTCTCGGTAGGTCACCCGGTCGGGGAGGTGCTCGAGGGGGAGCGCCGCTTCTCGATGGTGGTGAAGACCCGCCACGGCTACGACGGCGACGTCGAGCCGCTCCGTGGGCTCCCGCTGCGCGCGGTCACGGGCCAGGTCGTCCCCCTCGGCGACGTGGCCGACGTCACCTTCGTGACGGGCCCGGCGCAGGTTAGCCGCGCGAGCCAGTCGCGGCGTCTGACCGTCGAGTTCAACGTCCGCGGGCGCGACCTCACGACCGTCGTTGCCGAAGCGCGCGCCGCGGTCGAGAAGGCGCAGAAGCTCCCGACCGGCTATCGCGCCGAGTGGGGCGGGCAGTTCGAGCACTACGAGGAAGCGCGCGGCCGCTTGATGGTGGTCGTCCCGATCGCGCTCGGGCTCATCGGGTTCTTGCTGTGGCTCGCGTTTCGCTCGGGCAGGCTCGCTGCGCTGATGTTCTTGAACGTGCCCTTCGCCGCCGTGGGAGGTGTGATCGCGCTCGCGCTGCGCGGGATTCCATTCTCGATCTCGGCCGGGGTCGGTTTCATCGCGCTCTTCGGCGTCGCGGTGCTCAACGGGCTCGTGCTGGTGTCGTTCGCGCGAGATCTCGAGGCGGCGGGCAAGTCGCACCTCGAGGCGATCCGAGAGGCCACGGAGCTCCGCCTTCGGCCCGTGCTCACGACCGCGCTCGTCGCGTCGCTCGGGTTCATCCCGATGGCCATCTCGACGGCCCCCGGGTCGGAGGTGCAGCGGCCGCTCGCGACGGTGGTGATCGGAGGGCTTGTGAGCGCGACGTTGTTGACGCTCGTGGTTCTGCCGGTGGTCTATGCGTGGCTCGCGCCGAAGGTGGAGGAGGGGACCCCCTCGCTACGGCCGCCTCCCTCGCTGCGCCCAGGGAACCCGTGA
- a CDS encoding efflux RND transporter periplasmic adaptor subunit: MNRAVRVLVTTLALAFVALPACKGKSAPEKADEPRATEDGGEAEHDELPKVVKLDPEPRARAGIRSEPAKKETLAKTLTLSGEIVADPDRTAKVSSPVAGRLERVAMREGAVVKKGDVLAELRVPDLGRARGALLSATAKAKAARANEARLKGLFESKMTSEQSYLDAKAEADARDAESRALAVELSGLGAGGGEGGVLLALRAPVAGSVVARDAVVGQPVAPEQVLGQITDLAQVWFLGRVFEQDLSSLTVGAKADVVLNAFPRTTVPGVVEAIGQKVDPGARTVVARIRLENPSGNLRLGLFGKGLVAIPELAAAEPVLVVARSAVVDVAGKSVVFVEDSPGSYTRHDVTLGLSAPGKVQVLGGLREGEAVVVAGVFTLKSVLLKGSMAEDD, encoded by the coding sequence ATGAACCGTGCAGTACGCGTGCTCGTGACCACGTTGGCTCTCGCTTTCGTCGCGCTCCCCGCGTGCAAAGGCAAGAGCGCCCCCGAGAAGGCCGATGAGCCGCGCGCGACCGAGGACGGCGGCGAGGCCGAGCACGACGAGCTCCCCAAGGTGGTGAAGCTCGACCCCGAGCCACGCGCACGCGCCGGAATTCGATCCGAGCCCGCCAAGAAGGAGACGCTCGCCAAGACGCTCACGCTCTCGGGTGAAATCGTGGCCGACCCCGACCGAACGGCGAAGGTGTCGTCCCCCGTCGCCGGTCGCCTCGAGCGGGTGGCGATGCGCGAGGGAGCGGTCGTGAAAAAGGGCGACGTGCTGGCCGAGCTTCGTGTGCCAGACCTCGGCCGTGCGCGCGGGGCTCTCCTCTCCGCCACGGCGAAGGCGAAGGCGGCGCGCGCCAACGAGGCACGCCTCAAGGGTCTGTTCGAGTCGAAGATGACGTCGGAGCAGTCGTATCTCGATGCGAAGGCCGAGGCCGACGCCCGCGATGCGGAGTCGCGCGCTCTCGCTGTCGAGCTTTCCGGCCTCGGCGCGGGAGGAGGCGAGGGGGGCGTGCTCCTCGCGCTTCGGGCGCCGGTCGCGGGCTCGGTCGTCGCGCGCGACGCCGTCGTCGGTCAGCCCGTCGCGCCCGAACAGGTGCTGGGCCAGATCACCGACCTCGCTCAGGTGTGGTTCCTGGGTCGCGTCTTCGAGCAAGATCTCTCGTCGCTGACCGTCGGCGCCAAGGCCGACGTCGTCCTCAATGCGTTCCCGCGGACCACCGTGCCCGGCGTCGTCGAGGCGATAGGTCAAAAGGTCGATCCCGGCGCGCGAACGGTGGTCGCGCGCATCCGCCTCGAGAACCCGTCGGGCAACCTCCGCCTCGGGCTCTTCGGCAAGGGGCTCGTCGCGATACCGGAGCTCGCCGCCGCCGAGCCGGTGCTCGTCGTGGCGCGCTCTGCGGTCGTCGACGTCGCGGGGAAGTCGGTCGTCTTCGTGGAGGACAGCCCCGGCTCGTACACGCGGCACGACGTGACCCTCGGGCTCTCGGCACCAGGCAAGGTGCAGGTGCTCGGGGGGCTCCGAGAGGGCGAGGCGGTGGTCGTCGCGGGCGTGTTCACCCTCAAGAGCGTGCTCCTCAAGGGCTCGATGGCGGAGGACGACTGA
- a CDS encoding TolC family protein, with amino-acid sequence MKPLPAAILISAFLLFATRARAETACATLTRENVGPCAVAASPDVRAAALTVTARQAEIGRARVLLPSNPTLGLSFAGRRSAEDSAFNAYAQLGQEIEIGGQRGARGREAEARVGASEATKVVVARDIAADALTAYFEVLAAREEVALLRRVETLATRVADVARAQAKAGAGSELDADVAEAQAQKRTQSRMVTEGKAAAAEVRLSRLVGQTAIVVDGKLEPLVSPARQQPGAQVLALQKEAVALDAQASVLNRSRMPNVTVSVFAQSDGFRERVLGAGLSVPIPLPEPLGRSRASDIAVVRAEADATRAEAEAKRAGLSREADAQQAETEALARAAASIDDARASRAEASLGKLAEEVEKGRLQAREAFVAQDALTEMLGQRIAAKREACLASVKLAALRGAPLDRGAR; translated from the coding sequence ATGAAGCCGCTCCCCGCCGCCATCCTCATTTCCGCGTTTCTCCTCTTCGCGACCCGAGCCCGGGCCGAGACCGCGTGCGCCACGCTGACCCGCGAAAACGTGGGGCCGTGCGCCGTCGCCGCGAGCCCGGACGTGCGCGCCGCCGCTCTCACCGTCACGGCGCGCCAGGCCGAGATCGGGCGCGCGCGTGTGCTCCTGCCCTCGAACCCGACCCTCGGGCTCTCCTTCGCCGGCCGGCGCTCCGCGGAAGACTCGGCGTTCAACGCGTATGCGCAGCTCGGGCAGGAGATCGAGATCGGCGGCCAGCGCGGCGCGCGGGGCCGGGAGGCGGAGGCACGGGTCGGAGCGAGCGAGGCCACGAAGGTCGTCGTCGCTCGCGACATCGCCGCGGACGCGCTCACGGCCTACTTCGAGGTTCTCGCCGCGCGCGAGGAGGTCGCGCTCCTGCGGCGCGTGGAAACGCTCGCGACGCGCGTCGCCGACGTGGCGAGGGCGCAGGCGAAAGCGGGCGCGGGATCCGAGCTCGACGCCGACGTGGCCGAAGCGCAGGCGCAGAAGCGCACGCAGTCGCGGATGGTGACCGAGGGCAAGGCCGCGGCGGCCGAGGTGAGGCTCTCCCGGCTCGTTGGCCAGACCGCGATCGTCGTCGATGGGAAGCTCGAGCCGCTGGTATCGCCGGCGCGGCAACAGCCGGGCGCTCAGGTGCTCGCGCTCCAGAAGGAGGCTGTCGCACTCGATGCGCAGGCCAGCGTCCTCAACCGGTCGCGTATGCCGAACGTGACGGTGTCGGTCTTCGCGCAGAGCGACGGCTTCCGCGAACGCGTCCTCGGGGCCGGGCTGTCGGTCCCGATTCCGCTGCCCGAGCCGCTAGGACGGTCGCGCGCGAGCGATATCGCCGTGGTCCGCGCCGAGGCCGACGCCACCCGCGCGGAGGCTGAAGCGAAGCGCGCCGGGCTCTCGCGCGAAGCGGACGCCCAGCAGGCCGAGACGGAGGCGCTCGCGCGGGCGGCGGCCAGCATCGACGACGCGCGCGCTTCCCGCGCCGAAGCCAGCCTCGGGAAGCTCGCCGAGGAGGTAGAGAAGGGCCGCCTCCAAGCCCGCGAAGCGTTCGTCGCCCAGGACGCGCTCACCGAGATGCTCGGCCAGCGTATCGCCGCCAAGCGCGAGGCCTGCCTCGCGTCCGTCAAGCTCGCCGCGCTCCGCGGCGCTCCTCTCGATCGAGGTGCTCGATGA
- a CDS encoding cytochrome-c peroxidase: MRPSTVHRSQLFVLVLTLGLATEALGACSSSGVVETGADAGADAARDGGKTAPKSLCIDGKPSPYPTDTKVDLFGTMPPLELPKLGGGAFAFASRFDPCAPRSHLLILRETASFCGTCLWSQAHTKDVVPADLADRADLVDLVISDKNNVLVRTSRDVERAAKELGEHASIVAADPDYTLQSVGLGDRRLPFYVIVDTRTMVIRRFLADPEPETLASTLRRELAVLDGQLPPKHDPIKYEDEYFPSNHWDMLHDMVLPGPAPKDATNAVADLPAAAALGKDLFSDARLSPGGAVSCATCHAPDKGFADGRPKGVGVAEGDRNTPSILYASHARFQFWDGRADTLWLQATGPIENAAEMGSTRLHVAHRVFTTYRARYEAIFPASPLPPLDDATRFPPAGKPGDASWDTMRSEDKAAVTAIFVRVAKVIEAFERTLSAKPNALDRYIGGDLAALTVEEKVGLHTFFTAGCAQCHYGPRLTDDAFHNIRFATGRKDGKPDLGASVGLPSLLVHELRKPEYADGPFPELVLPTDLRELEGSFRTPPLRGVTATAPYGHGGTLAGIPELAKHYGTAGLLEDDPKAAGRSEAWVPNFVEQHERELVPAMRLFSGEVVVP; this comes from the coding sequence ATGCGCCCCTCGACCGTTCACCGATCGCAGCTCTTCGTGCTCGTGCTCACGCTCGGTCTCGCGACGGAGGCGCTCGGCGCGTGCTCGTCGAGCGGCGTCGTCGAGACGGGCGCGGACGCGGGCGCCGACGCGGCGCGCGACGGAGGAAAGACCGCACCCAAGTCGCTCTGCATCGACGGCAAGCCTTCGCCCTACCCAACGGACACCAAGGTCGACCTGTTCGGCACGATGCCGCCGCTCGAGCTCCCGAAGCTCGGAGGCGGAGCCTTCGCGTTCGCGAGCCGCTTCGACCCTTGCGCGCCCCGCTCGCACCTCTTGATCCTGCGCGAGACGGCCTCGTTCTGTGGGACGTGCCTGTGGAGCCAGGCGCACACGAAGGACGTGGTGCCTGCCGACCTCGCCGATCGCGCCGACCTCGTCGACCTCGTGATTTCGGACAAGAACAACGTGCTGGTTCGAACGTCGCGCGACGTGGAGCGTGCGGCGAAGGAGCTCGGCGAGCACGCGAGCATCGTCGCCGCCGACCCCGACTACACGTTGCAGAGCGTCGGCCTCGGCGACCGGCGGCTGCCGTTCTACGTCATCGTCGATACGCGAACGATGGTGATCCGCCGCTTCCTCGCGGACCCGGAGCCCGAGACCCTCGCGAGCACCCTGCGCCGCGAGCTCGCGGTGCTCGATGGGCAGCTGCCTCCGAAGCACGATCCGATCAAGTACGAGGACGAGTACTTCCCTAGCAACCACTGGGACATGCTCCACGACATGGTGCTCCCCGGACCGGCGCCGAAGGACGCGACGAACGCCGTCGCGGATCTCCCCGCCGCCGCTGCGCTCGGGAAAGACTTGTTCTCCGACGCTCGTCTCTCGCCAGGTGGGGCGGTCTCGTGTGCGACCTGCCATGCACCCGACAAGGGCTTCGCGGACGGCCGACCGAAGGGGGTCGGCGTCGCGGAGGGCGATCGGAACACGCCGAGCATCCTCTACGCGTCGCACGCACGGTTCCAGTTTTGGGACGGGCGCGCCGACACCCTTTGGTTGCAGGCCACGGGCCCCATCGAAAACGCCGCCGAGATGGGCTCCACGCGGCTCCACGTCGCTCATCGCGTCTTCACGACGTACCGCGCGCGCTACGAGGCGATCTTCCCTGCTTCGCCGCTCCCGCCGCTCGACGACGCGACTCGCTTTCCGCCAGCGGGCAAGCCTGGCGACGCGAGCTGGGACACGATGCGATCCGAAGACAAGGCGGCCGTGACGGCCATCTTCGTGCGCGTCGCGAAGGTGATCGAGGCGTTCGAACGCACCTTGAGCGCGAAGCCGAACGCGCTCGACCGGTACATCGGCGGCGATCTCGCGGCGCTGACGGTCGAGGAGAAGGTCGGGCTCCACACGTTCTTCACGGCCGGGTGCGCGCAATGCCATTACGGTCCGCGCCTCACCGACGACGCGTTCCACAACATTCGCTTCGCCACCGGGCGCAAGGACGGCAAGCCCGATCTGGGGGCGTCGGTGGGGTTGCCGTCGCTGCTCGTTCACGAGCTGCGTAAGCCCGAGTACGCGGACGGCCCGTTCCCCGAGCTCGTGCTTCCGACCGACCTTCGTGAGCTCGAGGGGAGCTTTCGGACCCCCCCGTTGCGCGGGGTCACCGCGACCGCGCCGTACGGTCACGGTGGCACGCTCGCAGGCATACCGGAGTTAGCGAAGCATTACGGTACGGCGGGGCTCCTGGAGGACGATCCGAAAGCCGCGGGACGGTCGGAGGCGTGGGTGCCGAACTTCGTCGAGCAGCACGAGAGGGAGCTCGTCCCGGCGATGAGGCTGTTCTCGGGCGAGGTCGTCGTTCCCTGA
- a CDS encoding AraC family transcriptional regulator yields the protein MRDSEIAGALGIGRGFAVFVGRRAVTPLHAHRAVQLVVSAKSSFEPRTAGTLPRFAEIALIPSGAPHRLEADSAVAILLVDRDGPRGRRLDALAGAPLSDAHRRAIRAVAPPTPTAVDVARATREWLEALDVGGPDGGPSEEVSTVLAVVERAALSGESMGLVDVARAVSLSPTRVTHRVSRELGLPYRALVRWTRMRVAMRARYAGKSLTEAALAAGFADASHLSRTFRAALGVAPSWLSERVSFLEVEIDRAVQASPKRIP from the coding sequence GTGCGTGACTCCGAGATCGCGGGAGCGCTCGGGATTGGCCGGGGCTTCGCGGTGTTCGTAGGCCGACGGGCGGTCACCCCACTCCACGCTCATCGGGCCGTTCAGCTCGTCGTCTCCGCGAAGTCGAGCTTCGAGCCCCGCACCGCCGGCACGCTCCCGCGCTTCGCCGAGATCGCGCTCATTCCCTCCGGTGCCCCGCACAGGCTCGAGGCCGACTCCGCGGTCGCGATTCTGCTCGTCGACAGAGATGGACCGCGCGGTCGACGCCTCGATGCGCTTGCGGGCGCTCCCCTCAGCGACGCGCATCGTCGCGCGATCCGCGCCGTCGCGCCGCCGACCCCCACCGCCGTCGATGTTGCGCGGGCGACGCGCGAGTGGCTCGAAGCGCTCGACGTAGGGGGTCCCGATGGCGGTCCTTCGGAAGAGGTGTCGACCGTGCTCGCGGTCGTCGAGCGCGCCGCGCTGTCCGGCGAGAGCATGGGGCTCGTCGACGTCGCGCGCGCGGTCTCCCTCTCGCCGACGCGTGTCACGCATCGCGTCTCGCGTGAGCTCGGGTTGCCGTATCGCGCCCTCGTACGTTGGACGCGAATGCGCGTGGCGATGCGAGCCCGCTACGCGGGGAAGTCGCTCACCGAGGCGGCGCTCGCCGCCGGGTTCGCCGACGCGAGCCACCTCTCTCGAACGTTTCGGGCCGCCCTAGGGGTCGCCCCCTCGTGGCTCTCGGAGCGGGTGTCGTTTCTGGAGGTCGAAATCGACCGCGCCGTTCAAGCGTCGCCGAAGCGGATCCCATAG
- a CDS encoding redoxin domain-containing protein — MVVHSPFARVLPRVSTALLAIALSACSASSTTTQAEQDKGLEGEGTGTPTGTETNPYGKPYPTARIGTKASTHKKTAAGTPGDVMKNFKFYGYPKGDKSQGLQQVSLADYFDPEGRAYRLIHIQAAGVWCGPCNQEAKAAAPLSDEFTTKKIGWITALVETSKRGAPSVPSDLDKWLTSYPSNFSHVLDPNNAQFGVFFDAAAIPWNGDLDARTMEILYAATGGLATQEAIREDLDAWLRFLDTYPAAK; from the coding sequence ATGGTTGTTCACTCGCCCTTCGCGCGCGTGTTGCCGCGCGTTAGTACGGCGCTCCTCGCCATTGCCCTGTCCGCTTGCAGCGCTTCGTCGACGACGACGCAGGCCGAGCAAGACAAGGGCCTTGAAGGGGAGGGAACGGGCACCCCCACCGGCACGGAGACCAACCCGTACGGCAAGCCGTATCCGACCGCACGCATCGGTACGAAGGCTTCGACCCACAAGAAGACCGCGGCGGGCACGCCGGGCGACGTGATGAAGAACTTCAAGTTCTACGGCTACCCGAAGGGCGACAAGTCGCAGGGGCTCCAGCAGGTCTCGCTCGCCGACTACTTCGACCCAGAGGGCAGGGCCTACCGGCTCATCCACATCCAAGCTGCCGGCGTTTGGTGTGGACCCTGCAACCAAGAGGCGAAAGCGGCGGCCCCTCTCTCCGACGAGTTCACCACCAAGAAGATCGGCTGGATCACCGCCCTCGTCGAGACGTCGAAGCGCGGCGCCCCCTCGGTGCCCTCCGACCTCGACAAATGGCTGACATCGTACCCGTCGAACTTCTCGCACGTCCTCGATCCGAACAACGCGCAGTTCGGCGTCTTCTTCGATGCGGCCGCCATCCCTTGGAACGGTGATCTCGACGCCCGCACGATGGAGATCCTCTACGCCGCCACCGGTGGCCTCGCGACGCAGGAGGCCATCCGCGAGGACCTCGATGCCTGGCTCCGGTTCCTCGACACGTACCCCGCGGCGAAATAG
- a CDS encoding RNA polymerase sigma factor codes for MGETRNILRRRPEGSLVAQRQAPPALRSIAAADRAALVARAWRLTGSRPDAEDAVHDAVLKALLHSDELRDERRTAAWLARIVERQAQDGVRIAHRAQRRTDTEVVLERIACPPTATALCVCARSQVAGLRPAYSEVVLRVDEAGEPPVAVARALGLSVNALTVRLFRARVALRALIEAHCGTTKRSLGSCPCAARGSCGASSSLEAPP; via the coding sequence ATGGGCGAAACGAGGAACATCCTGCGACGTCGGCCGGAAGGGTCGCTGGTCGCTCAGCGGCAGGCCCCTCCGGCGCTTCGGAGCATCGCCGCGGCCGACCGAGCCGCCCTCGTGGCCCGCGCGTGGCGCCTGACAGGCTCGCGACCCGACGCCGAGGACGCCGTTCACGACGCCGTCTTGAAGGCGCTGCTCCACTCGGACGAGCTCCGCGACGAGCGGCGCACGGCGGCCTGGTTGGCGAGGATCGTCGAGCGCCAGGCTCAAGACGGCGTGCGCATCGCGCATCGCGCGCAGCGGCGAACAGACACCGAGGTCGTCCTCGAGCGCATCGCCTGTCCACCGACGGCGACGGCGCTCTGCGTGTGCGCACGTAGCCAGGTCGCCGGACTGCGTCCCGCGTACAGCGAGGTCGTCCTCCGGGTCGACGAAGCGGGCGAGCCGCCCGTGGCCGTCGCGCGCGCGCTCGGGCTCTCCGTGAACGCCCTCACAGTTCGCTTGTTCCGTGCGCGCGTCGCGCTGCGCGCCTTGATCGAGGCTCACTGCGGCACCACCAAGCGCTCGCTCGGCTCGTGTCCGTGTGCAGCGCGCGGCTCGTGCGGAGCCTCGTCGTCCCTCGAGGCTCCCCCTTGA
- a CDS encoding YdeI/OmpD-associated family protein, whose amino-acid sequence MYFPSDDDFTRWLEANHARETELLVGFWKKGTGKPSMTWTESVRAALCFGWIDGVRKSLGEEAYTIRFTPRKTGSIWSKINVAHVEDLTRLGRMRPSGLRAFEARDPAKTGVYSFERAEDATLTDAEWALLRKSAKAAKYFDARPPSYTKAALHWIVSAKKPETRRARLEKLCACSREETTLPHLTWRPAKKG is encoded by the coding sequence GTGTACTTTCCCAGCGACGACGACTTCACCCGGTGGCTCGAGGCGAACCACGCGCGCGAGACGGAGCTGCTCGTCGGGTTCTGGAAGAAGGGCACGGGCAAACCCTCGATGACCTGGACGGAGAGCGTGCGCGCGGCCCTCTGCTTCGGCTGGATCGACGGCGTGCGAAAATCCCTGGGCGAGGAGGCGTACACGATCCGCTTCACGCCGCGGAAGACCGGCAGCATTTGGAGCAAGATCAACGTGGCGCACGTCGAGGATCTCACGAGGCTCGGCCGCATGCGCCCGTCGGGCCTCCGCGCCTTCGAGGCGAGAGATCCCGCGAAGACCGGTGTCTACTCGTTCGAGCGCGCCGAGGACGCGACCCTCACCGACGCCGAGTGGGCGCTCTTGCGGAAGAGCGCGAAGGCCGCGAAGTACTTCGACGCGCGGCCTCCTTCGTACACGAAGGCCGCGCTCCACTGGATCGTGTCGGCGAAGAAGCCGGAGACACGTCGCGCGCGCCTCGAGAAGCTCTGCGCGTGCTCACGCGAGGAGACCACGCTGCCCCACCTCACGTGGCGCCCGGCGAAAAAGGGGTGA